Genomic window (Lutra lutra chromosome 2, mLutLut1.2, whole genome shotgun sequence):
TAGAAGATTGGGTAACTAGGAACTCATTAGAACTTCACACAGAGTTAAAGGCTGAAGGAAGATCAGAGTCAGGGATATGAGAGCTTCCTTTGAAGTCCTCTAAATGGAGTATTTTATTTACGCTTGCCCCTTGAACAGCAATGGTTTGACCAGTGTGGGTCCATTTATGCACAGattaatgattttcttaacattttcttttctctagctgacTTTTTTGTAAGAATaccatatataatacatgtaacatacaaaatgtgtgtcAATCGGCTGTTTATGTTATCAGCAGGGCTACTGGTCTACCATAAACTACTAGTAGTTAAGGTTTTGAGAAGTCAAAGTCACATGCACAGATTTCCAAGTGCACAGTGGGGAGAGGATACATCACTGCCCctcctgcattgttcaagggtcaggtGTTCTTCACCAGTGTCATTTCCATGGAAAGATAAAATTTACTGTATATGGTGTTCTAGGGTCTCTCTCAAGTAACTGTGACTGAAGAAACCCATCCAACACCCAGAAAGACAGACCCAGGTCACGTGACACCACCATGTAGGTATTCTGCATCCTGAAAAATTTTCAAGGCACTTTATTTCTAGGAATAGCAACAAGTTTGGCTGAGTTCCCCAACCTTTTGCCCTGTTATTCTCAAGAGTAGTCACACAGAGGAGACAGACAAGTGGGGCAGAGAATCCCATCTGCAGACACAAATGAGTATCTTTGCAGAAAACTGACCAACATATTCCTATGAGATCTGTTCGTTTGTGCTATTTCCTAATGAACTAAGCTACAGATAATCCTGATGTCAGTAATGGACTAGATCATGATTATCTGACAGgataaagaaaaaccaagaaacttttatttttactctggtagtttttataaaacaaaacaaaatatcaacagtTTTACTGGTTTTAATAAGCAAGTCTGCAAACAGTTTCCATACAACCATGTCAGAATAAGCTACCACTAGTGATACAAAGACCACCAGCAGACCCAGACTGGCCTTTAATGAAGGAATCTAGGACTTTATTGCTGTTCTCAAATTTAACCAAAACACTTCCTGCTGAGTTTCATCTGTGGGCCACTCCAAGTAGGTCTTGGTGTTCATTATCTTCCGCAGCTTACAGAAACGCTGGGGGATGGCCTTCTTCTCAATGGGCTCCAGAAGAATGAGAATGGCAGCATCGTTGTTCTCATCAAAAAGTCGAAAATGGGAGAAGTCCAGCTCATACTTACACCACTCACTCTTCACAAAGTTCTCTGAGAGCACAAAGATGGTCTTGTGGCTCTTCTCGATGGAGTCAATGATATTGTCAATGATCCATTTGCCGGGGATAAAGTCCCGCTTGTGAAGGCACAGCTTGAAGGGAGGGTCGAAGTGCTCCAGCTCCTGGACCATCATGTTCTCCACCCAGTAGGAATCGCGCTCACTGTAGGACACGAAGGCATCATAGCACACGTCCCTGGGGGGCGCTTTCCTGGGCTTCCTCTTGGCCTGGAGCCAGGCCCACATCATTTTCAGGTACCACAGCCCATGGAAGTGGTGACACAGGACCCCCGTGAGCAGTATCAGCAGGAAAAGGACCGAGCACACAGCAGACACCAGAGCCACCCGGTGGCATTCAGAGGCCGGGAGCCGCGTGTCCTTAACCTGCTGGCCATGCACAGAGAATGGAGAATCACACAGGTAGTTGTCTGGCCAGTCGGTCAGGATCTGGGCCAGCGACTGCTGCTCCCGAGTGAAAGCCAGGAATTCACAGGAGCAAAGGAAATTGTTACTGCCAGCTTCCAAAGCCTCCAATGTGCTAAAAGAATCAAGTTGCTCCTTAGTGAAAGTACTTACTGTATTTCTGCTGATTCTCAAGACGCGTAACGTGGGTAAGAAGGAGGCATCTGGTAGGGTCTTCAACTTATTTCTGGAAATATAAAGTTCTTTGAGTTGTGGCAAAATCAGCGAAAAGGAATCAAGGTTGTTATTGCTAATATCTAAAATTTCCAGCATCCAGGGGATGCAACGGGTGACCCTGTATATTCTCGTGTTGGATAAGTTCAAGTATTTCAACTTGTCTGGCCACTGACAAGTTTCAGGCATAGAAACATAATTATTCTTACTAATGTCAAGCTTAGTCAGGTTTTTCAGAGTAAGCAAAGTCTCTCCGGTTTTTTCTAATGATTTCAAATGATTTTGCCTTAAAATTAAGGTTTGCAGGAGGGGCCAGGCCTCCTCACAGGCTGAGTTTCCCAAGGATTCCTCAACCATTAAATTATCACTGAGATCCAAATATTCTAGTGACTTTAAATGTTGTGAAAGTGAGCAAGGAACCAGAAAAACCTTACTGCTTTCTACTGTGACCCTTTTCACGTTTGCTGTAAGTGAATAGATACTACTCATAtcataaaatgagtaaaaatatggAATAGCCAACCTCCGTACTATTAAGGTCTCTATCCCacgtatatttttaattttgtccaCATCGGATATGTCAAAATCACCAAGCCCATCGAGGGTACAGCCCTCAAACTCGACTTCTAACACTCCAGAGACACAATTCAGCAGTTTCACAAGTTCGCTAAAAGTTCCATCAGTGATTTTCACGTTTCTAAACGTCCACTTTTTAATCAACGTATTTGTTTCCCTGATGGATGCTTTCGAAAACTGGAAAGTGTTCAAATGAGTATCTCTCAGTTCTAAGTGCTTCAAGGACCTTGAAAGATCTACAAAAATCTCCAGCAAGAAAA
Coding sequences:
- the TLR2 gene encoding toll-like receptor 2, whose amino-acid sequence is MMSRVLWTVWVLGAVTKLSKEEGPDQASSPSCDPMGVCDGRFRSLKSIPSGLTAAVRSLDLSNNEITYIRNRDLQGCVNLEALKLALNGINAIEKDSFNSLRSLEHLDLSYNLLSNLSSSWFRPLSSLKFLNLLGNPYKSLGETPLFSQLTNLQILKVGSTDSFTELQEKDFVGLTFLEELEIDASNLQRYEPESLKSIQNISHLALRMKEPIFLLEIFVDLSRSLKHLELRDTHLNTFQFSKASIRETNTLIKKWTFRNVKITDGTFSELVKLLNCVSGVLEVEFEGCTLDGLGDFDISDVDKIKNIRGIETLIVRRLAIPYFYSFYDMSSIYSLTANVKRVTVESSKVFLVPCSLSQHLKSLEYLDLSDNLMVEESLGNSACEEAWPLLQTLILRQNHLKSLEKTGETLLTLKNLTKLDISKNNYVSMPETCQWPDKLKYLNLSNTRIYRVTRCIPWMLEILDISNNNLDSFSLILPQLKELYISRNKLKTLPDASFLPTLRVLRISRNTVSTFTKEQLDSFSTLEALEAGSNNFLCSCEFLAFTREQQSLAQILTDWPDNYLCDSPFSVHGQQVKDTRLPASECHRVALVSAVCSVLFLLILLTGVLCHHFHGLWYLKMMWAWLQAKRKPRKAPPRDVCYDAFVSYSERDSYWVENMMVQELEHFDPPFKLCLHKRDFIPGKWIIDNIIDSIEKSHKTIFVLSENFVKSEWCKYELDFSHFRLFDENNDAAILILLEPIEKKAIPQRFCKLRKIMNTKTYLEWPTDETQQEVFWLNLRTAIKS